In the genome of Podospora pseudocomata strain CBS 415.72m chromosome 7, whole genome shotgun sequence, the window GAACTCATTGTACCACCTGCGCTGCCGCATAAGATCAGCAGGCTAGGGCCTGATCAGCCTGGAAAGGGTATCGTAGTAGGGGGTGACCGGACGGCAAatggaaagggaaaaggacgtgaagacgaggatgaggatccCCGTCCGCCGCGCCGCGGCAACACCCGTGTCTCCAAGGGTACGTCAAGGGGACCTACTTCAAGAACGCGGGACAATGATCGCCGAGCTAATTAGGAGTTTGAATCCCGAGAAGATGCCTCGGGGGGTGGAGTCCACGGTCAGAAGAATGGTGTAGGGGGTTgtgttgatgagatgatAAATTCGGAAGTTGATCTGGAGTGGGAGGCCTTGAAACGTCAATTGCAAGACAATCCGGAGCGAGCCCTGGATGGCGTATTGGAGATCACAAGGCGTCTAGCCGCGTGTTTTCCTTCGAATGGATCTGGTGCTAAAGCCAGCAGGGCTGGTCCCAAGAAAGGCGAAGGATCTTCCAACAATACAGCCAGAGCGAGAGATAAAGgcaaggaaaaagaaaaggaggatcCCAAGACACCGGAGAGTTGGAAGCCCTATGAATATGACCGtttccagaagaagaaatagCCTGATTGATAAAGGGCCTCTGTTGCGGTATCAAATTCTGTGTTAGAAACCACCGCATCACTACACAGCAGCGTAAATCAATCATAGAGCGACGAAGATCACCATAGAGCACCGGCAAAGATTATGTTGTATTTTTAAGATTACGATAGATTACATACTGGGGGAAAATGAGGAGTGTGTTTTCCTAGCGCACTGTGTGTAGCCCAGGGCCCTATAAATTGTCTCTGAATGTCTATGAACTATCTTCCTGAGGCCTATTGATTATTCTGAAGGCCTGGCACAAGGCTGACGTCGACCAGGTGTGAGACTCCCGCAGCGTcacacctacctactttCACGCAGCAAGTATTGGCCATTTCTAAACCACTGGTTTCACACCCTGGACGAAATAACTGGCATTGCAAGGCAGTAAAACATGGTCAACCGCATACTTTTACGTTTTTAAACAAGAATCATGTCTCTTGGTTGCCTTTTAAGGCCTGTTGGCTATCTTTGGACGAGGTTTGATTATATCTTGAGGCGTGGTTCAACACCCATGTTATCTGCTTCCAGTTACTTTGCGGTGACAGTTATTTTTGTCCAGTGCGTATTTTTTGGCGCCACCAGCCCTTACTATCTCTATTAGCCACCTTGAATAACGACGGCATGTGTGGGTCTGTGATGCAGCGAGAGACACGCTTCACTGTGGAAGTGGTAAACTTTTATATATACGGGATTTGTCTGCCTCAGGCAATGATAACATATCCACAGTCACCAAAGCAAAGCACATCATTCTGATCTTGCACCCTAGAAATGGTTCTGTTGTGTAACCCCCCCTGACAGCTTGCTTTGTGTCTGTCTTTGAcgcccccttctcatcaagaTATGTACACTTCCCCTCCGCTGGCCTCCCACGTTTAGCGCTCGGCGAGGAGATCTCCCCTGCGCTTTGCTCGGAGGTCCCAGGCGCCCTGATGGAAGAAATGATGTTAGGTTCGTATGAAAGTAAGTGAAAGAGGGGGAAACTAACATCCCACTTCCAGCCGATGTAACCCACGATTCCGGGGATGACAAAGACgtagagggtggtgaggaagccGGTTCGGGGGGTCCAGCGGAAGTACTTGTAGCGATTGATTTGCATGTCTGTGTGGGAGGTGTTAGAACATGTTTTGATGCTGTTTTTCCCACATCCCATGATCCCGAACATGACCGCTTGCTCGCTGAATCCGTTGCTTGCTTCGGTCTGGGGGGTGTAGGGCCGTAGTTCCCCTTTTTGTGTGTCTAAATATCGAACAATATCTCTCTAGTTGTAGACGTTGTTGTTCGTTTCGCATGACCGCCTCGCCTCACTCTGATCGACACTGTCTTCCGCTCAACTTTTCGGCATTGTCCCCTCAGATCCGGGAGCTTCAGGTTGTCTTTTCGCATCTCCAGTCTTTTGTCCACCAATCGTTCGTTCCTGCTGTCGGTCTCTCGTTTCACGGTCGGGTCTCGGTCTCGAATCTGGGGTTGGCGAAGCAGGCGGTCCACGGCCGTCTATCACATCCAGATCTTCCAACAAGCATAATCAACAGAAACAAGACCACGTACTGTTCAACCGGACAAACGCCGGGTCCATGGCGACCTCTGTTCAGAGCTCCAGTTAGCCTTTCATTCGCACTCCTCGGGAGGGTCACACTGGTGAGAACAAACTGTGATGCTGGAGGCCGGCCATTCTGAAATGTGTTTAGTGGCTTGCGCCGGCTGCTACAACTGGGGAAaaatggggtggtggtgcgagGTTTGGAGGTTGTCGTCGGCGACAAGACACGCTCAATCGTCAATTGACGTTCTGgatgctggctgctgggcgGCTGGCTTGGCACCCGCCAAGCTGGGGGGGAGGCTGCGGGAGAAGAAAAGTGGGGAGCTAGGCTGGGTCACGTGAATGAGTGGTATCTTATTTTGTCTCGCAGTTTCAAGCTGGATGCAATTGGCAGGCAAACGACGTCTCTGAAGGGTCCCGGGTAGGAGCTTCAAAATTGAAGCTCGTTGAGCTTTCTTTGAAccctttcctttttcccaCGTATTCCGTGTTTGGTTGTTCACGGCACAGAGCTTTGGCCAGACCATCACATGCTTTGCTcagctcccccacccaaGCTTCCAATCTCTTCGAAACCCAGGCACTTGACCGTTGAAATGTTCCATTTGCAATGCAACGGCATTGAGGCTCCACGATGAATTGCTTAATCTTCTGAAAGATGAGGCTTGGTATTGATCCCTTTGTCTCACGATGTGCCACTGGGGCCAAGGCAAGGCTCCGCGTATTCTCGCATGActttccaacccccaccaccaattCCTTCCTGGTTGATCGCATCTGCAGGCTTACGACACGACAGGGCTGTCGTGGAACTTTGACTGGAGGTATCATCGGCGATTGCTGGCTCAGCCTCGACGCTATTGGCATCGGAATCTGCCTGTTATCACCACCTAAGGAAATGCGGTCAATAACAATATGCCTGGGCTTTTTGATTGATACTACACTACTTGAGACCAACAAAACACTCCGGGGTTAGTGCCGTGCGGCCTTACACCGGGCTCGGAGGAGGCGCGGGTCCGGCAGAGTCCCAGCGCGGGCGGGGGGGTTAGCGCCATGACGTCAAATTGCAAAGAAGCAACAGCACAACTCGAAcgaggggggaaagaagcATTCATCAATCAAAAGGTTCTGAAAATAGCACTGACGAAATGATGGGCAAAAAGGAAAGAAGTTGTCAAGTGTTAGGCATCAAAAATACGGGTAGTATCAGACAACGGGGTCCTGCCTGATTGGGTTTTTTGCACCGCCGCGATTATGGGGACTGGCGAGGAAACACATTTGAATGTTCGCTTCCGCTCATGGAACCcatggttgctgctgctgcaatgTTCCAGAAATCGAGACAAAGACCCAATGGCCCGGCCAGAACCACGGGGATCGATCTGATCCTTTCAATCCGAGCCATTTACCTAGCCGCATTCAGCCTCTCAGCTTACCATATCACTCAACCCTAAATAACACTGTCTTCGAAACTGGATACTGTAGGGGACggctttttccttttctctcttttcttccatCATAAACCTCGACACTTTTTTTTGCTCacctcttttcctctcttgGATTGATTTGTCTCTGACATTGGCAGTTCATCCACATTTCTCATCGATAGGCACCAGCTTCTATCCAATAGTTCCCATTGTTTATTTTTATCCCAACCTGGACTAACAGCCCCCTGCCAAGCAAAAGGCGCACGCAGCCTTGTTGATGTCGAGCTTGAAGTCCCCTCTTATGCTGAGGCATCTGCCACCACATTTTCCACTCGCACAATGACTGCcatggcagcagcaccaccggTTTCGGCATCTTTGGAGACAGATATGGCTCGGATGACTCTTCCGCCAGTCGTGACGGAATTCCCGCCACCGGCGCATGAACAGAATGGAGGacccgcttcttcttcttcggatGGCGcggaggacgatgacgactttGAAGATGATCAGGCCGACGCCCAATCACTCATGCAGCCGGCTATCAGCCCGCTGGCCACGCTTTTTACGTCGCCAAAGACCCCCGCtgcggagaggatggcggctTTTGACCGGATGTCGGGGGGTGGCATTTTTGAGAGGATCGAGGACGACCAGAGGCCGGGGATGGCTTCGCTGGATGGGACTTCGAGCCATGAcaaactaccaccaccacctccaagtcATTCGTCCGAGCCAATGGCTCGGATGGCAGGAGCTACGGAACCAGCAAGTTCAcaggctcctcctcaacaacaaccccctatTGAGCGTATGCCAACCCCATGGCAGGCAGGCCCCAAGCAGTTTCACATCACCGAGCCGGGGAGGTGGTCCTCCATGTCTATGGCCATTAGGAGCCAGTCATCAAGACACAAACGCGCATCTTCAGTTAGCGAGAATGCTATGCTGAAGAGACTCTCCAAGGCTCTCCCTTCAATATCGATTCCGTCCGGGTTCATGCCTAGCATCCCCACACCGCCCTTCTTTTCGTCTCACAGTTCCAGCAATAATACCTCACCTCAGAAGGACGAGCGGACGCCGAAAACACCGCAGACTGGTGGGATTCCTGACAGTAGCTCCCAAAGATCTGGCACCCCCAGGACCTCGTCTCTAAGACGAACAACCTCGGACGACTCACTGCTTTATCACACTCTGTCTCGAGTCTCATCCCTAGGCGACGACACCCGCTTCGCCCACGTCCGCGAGCAAGTCAACGTTCGGATGAAGGCCATCCTCGACAGCTTTGAAGGGCCTTCGTTCAAAATGCCTCAGATGCCCAATTTGTTGAACACGCCCCTTGTTAAGAAGTCAGCCACGGAGCCaatctcctcttccacccctaACCGCTCCGGCTCtttgtcaaccaccaccaccgccccgcAGGATCCCTTGGACAAAGTTTTGGAAACTCTAACAGgcgacatcgtcatcatggGCGGGTACAGGGGTTCGATCCTCCGCTCTGCCAAAGCGCCCCACCGCCGGCTATGGGTACCAGTCAAAGTCCAGCTCAACATCCGAAAAGTCAAGCTCGAAGTCGGCCTCGACCCCCAGGATGAGCTGGACATGGAGAAGTCGATTTATGCAGATGGGATGCTGAAGAATATCGGCCCAGTGGACATCTCTAAACGACTCTTTAAGCGCTTGAGAGAATGCGAAAACGCGCGAAGCGGAAAGTTGAGAGTTCATGATTATGGCTACGACTGGCGGTTGAGTCCACATTTGCTCTCCAAACGACTGGTCAAGTTCCTGGAGggcctcccctccaaccggGTCGGGACTCCACCGTCGGAGAGGGGGGCGTGGGTGATATCGCACAGTCTGGGCGGGATCATTACCCGTCACGCGGtcaactcctccccttctctcttCCGTGGCGTCATCTATGTCGGCGTCCCGCAACGGTGTATAAACATCCTCGGGCCCCTCCGCAACGGGGACGCGGTGCTGCTCAACGAAAAGATCCTCACGGCGCACGTAAACTTTTCCCTGAGGACAacgtttgtttttttgcccGAGGAcgggttttgttttgtggATAAGGAGACTGGGGAGGAGCACAGGGTTGACTTCTACGACGTGAACGACTGGGTTCGATACCGGCTTTGCCCGTCAGTTTCCGAAGCTGCGCTGCCGgcggtggggaaggggagcaATGGGACTTTTAGCTCGTTGTTGAACTTGTCGGATTCGTTGGGGAGTTTTCAGCCcttgaggagcaggagtaATACGCAGACGAAACGGGACAGTGGTGTTGCGCTGGCGGGGAAGGATAGGAGTTTGGCGCCGCAGATGGGGTCGTCTGGGGGCGATAACAGTCCAGTTGACAGCAACAGTCAGAGCGACAAGGCGAAGAACCTGGCGTATTTGGCGAGGACACTGGCGGAGATCAAGCAGTTTCGTGCGGAGCTCGCACACAACAAGGCTCACCAACAGAGTAATGCTTACCCTCCTTTGGCGGTCATCTACGCAAAGGACATACCCACCACGTACGGCTGTCGGGTTTCTGGCCGGGAGGGCATCGCGCACGCTGATGCGTACGATGATCTCATGTTCAggtctggggatggggtggtgctggcaaAGGAGGCGATGTTGCCGGAGGGATatgaggttgtcaaggggggaagggtctGCACGGATAGGGGGCATATCACCATGCTGGGGGATTTggctggggtggggagggcgttggaggcggtggtgaggggacGACAGAAGgggattgggatgggggtgctggaggggaaAGGGCTTAAATAAAAGAAAGGGAGAAACAGGACAGAAAACTGATACCCATTGATTAGACCTATAGCGAACCGAGACAATTCAAACAAGAATAAACAGGATGAGGAACCACTCGTGCTCACAGAAGGTGGGACAAGTGCATTCACAGATGCTGTACGTTCACCAGACCAAGGCAGTACCTACTCGATCATAGCCTCGGCATTCCCCCAATGTTTGGGTCAGGGTTAAGCTATGTGCTACCAGGGTTGATCAAGACAGTACCAGCACATCACTATTCATACATCACTATTCACACATATCATAATATAAAAGTAAGTCATGTATAACTAGCTACTCCAAGTGCCAATCTGAAAGCCATACTAGCAAGTCCTTTTCTGTagaccatcctcctcaaaaaaAGCGTCCCCGGCAAAAACCAACACCATAAAGACCCGCGCTTAACCTACTCTCCCATAACAGCACACTCAAAGAGAGCTAAAACGTTGCACAACGGCCCCTTACTCCTCGTCAGAGTCCTCCTCCGACTCGGCCTCCTCAAGCCACGTCATAAAAGgctcggcagccttgcgGATCTTCTTGGAGGTAGAGCCATCGACATACCTCTTGGAAGACTTGGCACCCCACTTCTTCAAAAAGTCCTCAGAGGCGAGATCAAAGTGGTAGTAGAGTTGAAGGATCTTGACAATCTTGTCATAGTGCTCCTTGCCGAGCTCGGCCAAAAGCTTCTCGGTGCCACCGAGGAGAGCCTTCTCATGGCGCTCAGAAGTGATCATCTATATCAGGTTAGCATTCTTCCAAGTGAATACCACGTAAACAATACACATACAGTCTTGAGCATGCCTTGGCGCTTGGGAATCTGAGAGAAGATGTTCTCGTTGAAAAGTGTCATGACCAACACAATGAGGGTGCGATGCTTGGCCTCGATGCcgagctccttggccttgaggtagatctcgacatcatccaCGTTGTCGACACCGCCCTTGGCGTTGGCCTCAGCCTGGATCCAGTCGGCCAGCTGGTCGTAGACGGTGTTGCCACCCtctccgtcctcgtcctcgtcttcacCGTTCAGCACGAGCTTCGCCTTGAACTCGTCAGGGAGGACCTGCTGGCGAGCCTTGACAGCTTCCTCGCTCATGTCAACGGCCCACTCAACCTCCTTGTCGGCAACAGGCTTGCTGTCAAGGTTCTgagcctccttcttgatcttgcgaGTCAGAGCATCATCGTCACTAGCAATGTCGATGTCCCCGTTGGGGGAGGGCTGGTCAGAGCCATTCTCCTCTCCGGAACCGTTGTCCTTGCCACCGTTCTGCTTGGCCTTGCGGGCAGCCTTGCGCTcggccttgtccttcttggtcttcttgggcACATTCTTGAGAATGAAACCGCTCAACTTGAGGCGCAAATCGACATCGGTGCGCTGACCGCAAGCCTTGCAGTCGAGCGTGATGTGGCCGTCCTTGATATGGACATCCGTTTCGGGATTCTTGCACTTCTTGCAAAGGACAAACCTGGAGATgaagccatcaagaagctctTGGAGCTTGTTAGCCTCGTGAGCACCGTTGATGATCCAGCGGTCGTCGGCGGGATCAATGTTGGTCTGGGCACCCAGCTCGAAACCGAAGTACTTGATGAGGTAAGAGCCGGGGCGGGCCAGAGACTGAGCAACGCTGCTCAGGTTGACAACAACGGTCTTGATGCCGTTACCCTTGCCTTCGATCTTGGTCTGGATACGCTCCATCTTGTAGCGATAGAAATTGTCGGAGACATCGCGACGGACGTTGACGAGAGCAGCCATGATTGCGGTGTtgatgatttttttttcggtgAAAAAAGACTGAGCTGATGGGCTAGTGACGAGAGAGGTCGTACTGGCGAAGGACAGACAAGCAGATATCGAGTGCTGGCGCgggtttgttgggggttAACGGTGTCAGTAAGACGTAGGGTGAGGACTGGACatgtggtgatgctggtgatgatgctcaAACATGGGCAGAGAGTCAACCGTCGGAACTGGTGTTGGGACTACAAGGTTTCGGCGCTATGCGAAACGGATGCAGCTTTGGGGGGAAGTGTCGAGAGACGGAGTCCTTGTCGTGCTGATACATAAACAACGCTGTGCTGCGTGTCTTGGTTATGTGTGTGGTCGTTGGTGTCGCGGGGACGAGAGCggccttcgtggtggtggtagtggaaGAGGTGAAGTGAAGTGGgtttggttgatggcggATCAGCAAAAGAGCAGATGCGAAATTTTTGACCTGGCGCTGGGTCctgggatgatggatgcTGGCTGAGCGGGGAGTGGATCTGCCCTGCGACAGTGAATACTTTTGTTATAAGAGTAAGTCCCTGCTCCGGCAGCTTGGCTGGTAACAGATGAAGAGAGGAGAGTTGCCCGTACCTCTTGCAGTTGTTTATTCGTGGATgagggagaaagaaagaaagagattTTTGCGACAAGCGGGCAGAGGTCAAATTATAGAACCCCATACAAAAAATTAAGGTTCCAGGCACCTGCCCACTGGCCACCAGGCAAACCAAGGCCACGCAGGAAAGGTCTGTGGTGGAGTGGATCGCCCCCCGCTAAGCGCATCTTTGGCTACCTAAACTTCATCACCCGCGAATCTCATGAACTCAAACCCCGCCTTCCTCTGCTGACTTGCCCCGCTCCTTCTACTGGCCTTCTGTTTCTGGGCCGAGTTGCAGGCGGCAAAGCAACCGAACACGTTCTTTTAATTTTTCTTCGTATTGTGCGTGTTTGTGTGCCATGTGCGTGGATTTTTCCAAGCTTTCTTCAAAGAAGCCCTttgccccccctccaagcaGCCCGCCCTTTCCCCCACTTCCTGCCGGACTCAGGCTTGACAAACACAACCCGAAACACGGGAGGCGGCCTGTATTTCGATGCCCAACACTCTGCCTGCTTACGGTGCAATCTGGATTTGTACGGCAATTGTTCACTCTGCTTGGTATATCAGGTATCAAACAGCTCTTCCACGTGACAGGTAAAAAAAAGCCTTCGTAGCTTTTCACATGGCACAGCTTTGGCGTGCCACCGTCTCCAATATAAATTTGGCCACCGGTAATATGGTACGATGCATTTGGCCGGCTGTCCGGACGTACCGCGGGCCCTTGAATTTTATCAGATCGGTCTATCAAGGTTTACCCAGCCCCCGGTATGTTGATATGGCAGTGTTGTCTTACATGACAACATTGTCGACTGCCAGGCGATTGGTTATTCAAGCAGAGCCGCACGCTGAAGAGTCTGACAGAAAGGCAAGATCAGAGCCAGACCGGTGCAAGATATCATTTTATTAAAGAATTACAAACAGACATTTGGGTTTCAGCTTTGTATCCCCTCCATCATACACTGCCCGTGTATCATTGtgaccaacccccctttctgATCTCTCACTCCATACAAAGCCAACCCACAAATACATACACTAAAACAAAGTTCAATGACAAAAAAAGACAATAAAATTAGCGAGGGTATTTTGTATCTCACTCCCCAAAATCAACTACCTCCAAAATATCATTCCAATACCAATCAccgtccccatcaccaaacccaaGTTGCTCCTCTCCTTCAAAGACTCCCCAGCATTAACAGCCAAAACAGTATCGAAcgggcttcctcctccccctcccggaaccaccacaacattctcttcatcaccaccccccgtctCAGCTGGCGCCTCCTCACTACTAGTAGCACTAGGCCCAGCACTCTGCACAAAAGTCGGGATAATCGTCGGCAATGACGTAGTGGTCTCATCCCCTCTAACAGCCTcgctcgtcgtcgttgtcgtcgtcgtcgtcgtcgtcgtcgtctccaccaccgcactCGAGCTCGTAGGAGGACGAACTGTAGTAAACGTCAATATCTCATCCCCTTGCCCCTCGCTCCTCGTcaccgtcgccgtcgtctccctcaccatcgtGCTGCTCGTGCTAGCCGTCGGCCGAATGGTGGAAGTAACAACAGTACCTTGCCCCGGCGCCCGACACAGCGCCTGACCCAACCCGCCCTGCAGCGCCAGCCACAACCACGACCCCCTGGTGACAGCCACATCGGAGCATTTCTCCCTCAGCGAGTCCTCCTTATCTCGAATACCCCGCCGGCAAGCAATCGTGCATTGCCCTTGTGCAATGTCGAATTTTCGGCAGTTGAGTATGGGCGCGTTGTAGGACAGGATACACGAGATTGGGATGGCGAGCGAGGGTATTAGTTGGAGGTCCGAGAGGGAAAGAAAGCTGGTCGACGTGACCGAGGAGGTGTCGTCCTGGGCGGTGGATAATGAGGATAGTGATaagatggtgaggaggagatgcgGTATTCTGTTGTGGTTGAACATTGTGTTTGGTGTGGTGAGCTGCTGATATGATTcaagaaggacgagaagaTCCAAAGTAAAAGTCGAGCAAAGGTGAGTGAGTGGATTTGATAGTGTGTGTCCCCCCAGGAAAAAGCCGAAACTGGATCTGCTTCAATGGCGGTAGATCCGATCAGTTCGACTGTCAATGCGGCTGAACAACCGTCCGTCCTGCCGGACACAGCACTCGATTCGAGGTTTTCCCTTATCGTCGGTCGTCtcgtgatggtggggtggtttTCTTCTCGTTGCTTTATGCCGCCTGTGTCTGGTATGCTTtcgaggtggtgatgaggatccAGCAGATAAACCCCAGCCGTCGCCCACTCGAAGATGACAACAATTAAACCCAAGGCCACCTCTCAACAAAGGCCTCCAGTCCTGGCAGTGCCTCGCAAGTggcaaaagaaagaagagacgAAATGTAAGTCGGTGAAGGTCAAATGGCTGGGTCAATGAGGTCAGACCAAAGAGGCCCGAGTCGATCTTTATGGTGTTGATATGGTCGCTCCTGCTCTTATTGTTGTACCACACTCCTTCCCGTTCAAGCCAAAAAAATTACCAACAAACGGCAAGAACAGATCAaacagaagagaaaagaaagaaagatcGAAGCACAGCTTCCTCAAGTCGAAAAGAATTGGAAAAAACCAGTTTGcgcccccttcaccaacggGTGTGGAATGGGGAATGACAAACAgacaagaaagaagagaaggttgggttgggtgttggaaAAGACTTCCCCGGGCCGATCGACGAGCCTTTACCTTACCACCACAGGGCAAACACAGCATTCCAGGCGGAAGGGAGGTAGACAGGCGTCCATGTTGCCCATAtattccaccaccaccaccaccaccaccttgacccaaccatccccccccccccagtcCAGTCCTATTAACCTcaccatcccaccatcccatTCCATTGGctcccaccctcctctctcgaagaaaaaaaagggctgGATCAAAATGACGAACAGATTCTGAGACGAGGGTTCATCCTCGACCGTTCGCACCATCCACTC includes:
- the TIF5 gene encoding eukaryotic translation initiation factor 5 (BUSCO:EOG09262M7B; COG:J; EggNog:ENOG503NUY5), giving the protein MAALVNVRRDVSDNFYRYKMERIQTKIEGKGNGIKTVVVNLSSVAQSLARPGSYLIKYFGFELGAQTNIDPADDRWIINGAHEANKLQELLDGFISRFVLCKKCKNPETDVHIKDGHITLDCKACGQRTDVDLRLKLSGFILKNVPKKTKKDKAERKAARKAKQNGGKDNGSGEENGSDQPSPNGDIDIASDDDALTRKIKKEAQNLDSKPVADKEVEWAVDMSEEAVKARQQVLPDEFKAKLVLNGEDEDEDGEGGNTVYDQLADWIQAEANAKGGVDNVDDVEIYLKAKELGIEAKHRTLIVLVMTLFNENIFSQIPKRQGMLKTMITSERHEKALLGGTEKLLAELGKEHYDKIVKILQLYYHFDLASEDFLKKWGAKSSKRYVDGSTSKKIRKAAEPFMTWLEEAESEEDSDEE
- a CDS encoding hypothetical protein (EggNog:ENOG503NUXN; COG:S), producing the protein MVAAAAILVDVELEVPSYAEASATTFSTRTMTAMAAAPPVSASLETDMARMTLPPVVTEFPPPAHEQNGGPASSSSDGAEDDDDFEDDQADAQSLMQPAISPLATLFTSPKTPAAERMAAFDRMSGGGIFERIEDDQRPGMASLDGTSSHDKLPPPPPSHSSEPMARMAGATEPASSQAPPQQQPPIERMPTPWQAGPKQFHITEPGRWSSMSMAIRSQSSRHKRASSVSENAMLKRLSKALPSISIPSGFMPSIPTPPFFSSHSSSNNTSPQKDERTPKTPQTGGIPDSSSQRSGTPRTSSLRRTTSDDSLLYHTLSRVSSLGDDTRFAHVREQVNVRMKAILDSFEGPSFKMPQMPNLLNTPLVKKSATEPISSSTPNRSGSLSTTTTAPQDPLDKVLETLTGDIVIMGGYRGSILRSAKAPHRRLWVPVKVQLNIRKVKLEVGLDPQDELDMEKSIYADGMLKNIGPVDISKRLFKRLRECENARSGKLRVHDYGYDWRLSPHLLSKRLVKFLEGLPSNRVGTPPSERGAWVISHSLGGIITRHAVNSSPSLFRGVIYVGVPQRCINILGPLRNGDAVLLNEKILTAHVNFSLRTTFVFLPEDGFCFVDKETGEEHRVDFYDVNDWVRYRLCPSVSEAALPAVGKGSNGTFSSLLNLSDSLGSFQPLRSRSNTQTKRDSGVALAGKDRSLAPQMGSSGGDNSPVDSNSQSDKAKNLAYLARTLAEIKQFRAELAHNKAHQQSNAYPPLAVIYAKDIPTTYGCRVSGREGIAHADAYDDLMFRSGDGVVLAKEAMLPEGYEVVKGGRVCTDRGHITMLGDLAGVGRALEAVVRGRQKGIGMGVLEGKGLK
- a CDS encoding hypothetical protein (COG:S; EggNog:ENOG503P6ZE), with the protein product MAGLQHHKVAMDPAFVRLNNMQINRYKYFRWTPRTGFLTTLYVFVIPGIVGYIGWKWDGAWDLRAKRRGDLLAER
- a CDS encoding hypothetical protein (COG:S; EggNog:ENOG503P7IS), which translates into the protein MFNHNRIPHLLLTILSLSSLSTAQDDTSSVTSTSFLSLSDLQLIPSLAIPISCILSYNAPILNCRKFDIAQGQCTIACRRGIRDKEDSLREKCSDVAVTRGSWLWLALQGGLGQALCRAPGQGTVVTSTIRPTASTSSTMVRETTATVTRSEGQGDEILTFTTVRPPTSSSAVVETTTTTTTTTTTTSEAVRGDETTTSLPTIIPTFVQSAGPSATSSEEAPAETGGGDEENVVVVPGGGGGSPFDTVLAVNAGESLKERSNLGLVMGTVVDFGE